In Mercenaria mercenaria strain notata unplaced genomic scaffold, MADL_Memer_1 contig_4623, whole genome shotgun sequence, the genomic stretch GTAGTCTAAATTGTTTGAAACCTTTACATAAGTGTGTGTATGATCCGAGTACTGGAAAAGAGAAATGCCCGTGGGGACAGAACAGCTGTAACTGTTTATTTCCTCGAAAACAGCGATGTCGTAATCATGTCTGTGACGAAATATTTGAAGACATACTGAAAGGTCATGGTTCCACCCCACCAACACCAAACTGGAAAAACACTAATATTCAGAACTGGTGTTCTGTGCCGTGGGAAATTGCAAAATGTTTCATCAACGCACCTGGGTATTCAGACAAGGTGTCCGCCGCTGATATTGATGCCCCAGGATTGCTACATATCTTCGTAAATAATATCAATTTCCAAAGCAGAGTAACTGGAACAGATGTTTTCATCAGGGTAAATAAACTATCGGTTCATTTTTTCTGTATCTACTTCTCTCATCCAATAGGCTTGCtgcatttaaaatgaataaccattaTAATGGTTTAGACCAGTAGTGTGCAAATATACTGTTGAACGAAGGAAGGGTAATGCAGTCTTGGGTACAAGGAAAATACTGATGCATGGCTCATGGCGGCCACCATAATCAACTTACTTACTAACACTTTTTACATGTATGTCTCTTTTCTTTGTGAGTTCTACCACCAAATTATTGGAATATCAAAGGCAGGTTGCTATGCTGCATAAACGTAAACTACTTACAGCAAAAATATCAGAGTAAAGAAACTGTATAAAGTCATTCTTTCAGATGTTCTTCAGAACTTATAACATTCAAGCTTATGCGAGTATATGTACTTTgagtattatatataatatcGATTTTTATATAGGTTCTTAAAAGACGAAACAAAATTTTTCACTCGCCTACAATGGAACTCGAAGATAAAGAGCTGAATGACTGCATTGATGATATCATAGCAATTCTTGAAGATGACAAAGAACTGAAGGCACGAGCCGATGCTCAACAGGCAGTCATTAAACTTAAACAAGTAATATCATGACAAACAATGAGGACtataattattgaaatttaaatatgatattcagATATAGCTATGAAGGTATTTACGTGATAATGAATTtagacataatataaaatttaaaggaaTTGTTTTTCCAGCTGTCATTTATTTGCATTCAGATTACCGTTAAGTACAATTATACACATTGCGGTAcgaatattttaaacatttctgaagCTAAGTCagattaaaagttaaaatttaaaagctCTATAATGATGAAAATATCGTTGAAAAATTGACAAAGAAAAGTAATAAATTCTGGTCCAATATGTTGTGCACAATATGATACCACTACCTTTTTCAGCTGAAACATGATAACTTCATTATCACTACGTACAATGAGGTCGAAGTGTGTAGAACTGCTATGTCCTCTATTGTAAACAAAGAAGCAGAACTCAAACAACTGATCCA encodes the following:
- the LOC128554003 gene encoding uncharacterized protein LOC128554003; the protein is MTHQRQIERLKYRNWVKGGLAYKYLKDGIEGFADDIVQQDHIRIVNGFKHGPASTCNQCSLNCLKPLHKCVYDPSTGKEKCPWGQNSCNCLFPRKQRCRNHVCDEIFEDILKGHGSTPPTPNWKNTNIQNWCSVPWEIAKCFINAPGYSDKVSAADIDAPGLLHIFVNNINFQSRVTGTDVFIRVLKRRNKIFHSPTMELEDKELNDCIDDIIAILEDDKELKARADAQQAVIKLKQLKHDNFIITTYNEVEVCRTAMSSIVNKEAELKQLIQDTKADINTNKADIESKQNDLLRSVDAKTKTALDVALEELSKQSDSKFKNVKQKVDLLEERVRQLELDNVTFKERLAEIEGHVERLDEARNICKIQLEYIEQKQGNIYKI